Proteins encoded within one genomic window of Komagataella phaffii GS115 chromosome 3, complete sequence:
- a CDS encoding ADP-ribosylation factor GTPase activating protein (ARF GAP), translated as MSADEFATKAEVEEIFKRLKKRPANQQCNDCQASNPSWTSIPFGIFVCLECSGEHRNVGVHISFVKSSVLDANWTYRELRSMKNGGNDLFKEFYNKNGGGSLLTTGVKQKYDNPIAVNYKKKLAQKVEKDFAKFPDVLDGTGSDNSTPEPTDHHEDFFSSWSKPAVNSSTSSLNAISSRSGTPQLPQNSAPKRTTVKTTTTSGPKKNILGGSSTRSRARLGAKKLSAKEANFDFDDFEKQAREEEEAVKKLGYNPADSSIESASTATNSITAPVESSKTQDAFVLEPSYSNASTASVKKTTQQFAKLGFGMTASSSNPEPSVEKASRPARHGALNDDTPGEISQKFSGQKAISSDQVFGRSTYGEDSNARSKLQTEFNGATAISSSSYFGQPDPKPAPSRGLTASNLEEKVYDVFGDDINQLKDVLETGAEKFSSYLRDYLRN; from the coding sequence ATGTCGGCAGATGAGTTTGCCACAAAGGCAGAAGTTGAGGAAATCTTCAAGcgtttgaagaaaagaccTGCAAACCAACAGTGCAATGACTGTCAAGCCAGTAACCCAAGTTGGACTTCTATTccttttggaatttttgtttgtttaGAGTGCTCGGGGGAACATAGAAATGTTGGTGTtcatatttcttttgtcAAATCATCTGTGTTGGATGCTAATTGGACCTATAGAGAGTTGCGCTCTATGAAGAATGGTGGAAATGATTTATTCAAGGAGTTCTACAACAAAAATGGCGGTGGGAGTCTGTTAACCACTGGAGTAAAGCAAAAATACGACAACCCAATCGCTGTGAACTATAAAAAGAAGCTAGCTCAAAAGGTGGAGAAAGATTTTGCCAAATTTCCTGATGTTTTAGATGGTACAGGATCTGACAACTCCACCCCTGAACCAACAGACCATCATGAAGATTTCTTCAGCAGTTGGTCTAAACCTGCCGTCAACTCTTCTACATCTTCACTGAACGCAATCAGCTCAAGATCGGGCACTCCTCAATTGCCGCAAAACTCTGCTCCAAAGAGAACTACTGTCAAGACAACTACCACGTCTGGTCCCAAAAAGAATATACTTGGAGGCAGCTCTACTAGGAGTAGAGCCCGTCTCGGAGCAAAGAAATTAAGTGCCAAAGAGGCcaactttgattttgatgattttgaaaaacaggCTCgtgaggaagaagaggctGTCAAAAAGCTAGGCTATAACCCAgctgattcttcaattgagtcTGCCTCAACCGCAACAAACTCCATCACTGCTCCGGTGGAATCTTCGAAAACTCAAGATGCCTTCGTATTGGAACCATCCTACTCTAATGCGTCCACTGCTTCTGTAAAGAAAACAACTCAGCAATTTGCCAAGTTGGGGTTCGGTATGACTGCCTCCTCTAGCAATCCCGAGCCATCTGTTGAAAAGGCAAGTCGTCCAGCAAGACACGGTGCCCTTAATGATGATACTCCAGGTGagatttctcaaaagttttctgGACAGAAGGCAATTTCATCTGACCAGGTATTTGGCCGTTCTACTTACGGAGAAGACTCCAATGCCCGCTccaaacttcaaacagAATTCAACGGAGCTACTGCCATTTCCTCATCTTCCTATTTCGGACAACCTGATCCTAAACCAGCTCCAAGCAGAGGTTTGACAGCTAGtaatttggaagaaaaagtctATGATGTATTTGGTGATGATATCAACCAGCTGAAGGACGTGTTGGAAACTGGAGCTGAGAAGTTCAGTTCCTACTTGAGAGACTACTTAAGAAACTGA
- a CDS encoding Protein involved in positive regulation of both 1,3-beta-glucan synthesis and the Pkc1p-MAPK pathway encodes MKDELELPALPPLEDRKRKSKISMDPFVFASEFDEDSYDSYKKQYTEHVKETIGLSRDPFDVELQKHELKDLIHAITNEIKLKGTRAPYFFLPFRPQLNDYRLKVFLNRVFIEGKPASLKVIEKVVKKTDEFTLTSALKFLWSRLPNGYIVGWKSYAQFAKLEQEQNYPQRAFLDIIPQCLLSPSHASIVYDFFDLIVAIAADTKQNKMSARKISKMCGIWAFGPIKVSPKGDTSYHRGIANWLPASDAIFHLLLSFVRSMLPESPNDEYKLPRTLQNLVLSNSYPPAETVLTSRSNLVDVPLITLKVNNPSRSPIEMLHRVGKTLKFDDTNLFYTREEYILLKSLFKDYQSLPQKLSSEGKRVMDNFCMFDEDLISDGAGSNHIRFKLCSGWSSEMLQPYENWDESKGDYFTANISKTLIDDYFVWTWLASVSSEQTRIKRNIFGKTYILETEISPGYKKWVIVEEIDISRNGYDLDIELKEEKLKKLQMNIEKLEKRKSNLLEKEYRNQKKTKPKKLNKIEPPPKDTPYVYRGFPKDFPQNLAEKELPPTPPIIKESLPQSMDKSGDYISLNLPKDEEQRVTLTSPHKAQQKVAPAVRQISEGVSEESNSLTISDEPDSSSSVNQDYLLIENDRIDDPMDDLRDIIERIDIEEIEHQNYSELVSKVSPTVITTRPSMKEEKRGRKEEIRRKEPKIINGPKELGGDVYRVPGDIPESDDSFYLQRKPPSDSLPRHLKGVSPPPLSTEHSPRKVNSTSSSPSLPVHVSTNFTPKVESKNTLKSNIFNEIENLEAELQDVLNDDVSSKDVRLGLTAGTSSVYSSVMSHRIERNEFPARSENSSEPLDHNRIDPVITKSPVDNQGTPQTTPQVRDGAELSDTTPQNSRIRQPPTVRQQTSSPLSPLDRRNPLQNSSQDFISPKNKPETYHTPSPQEHYPHQVYPNASQGPAPNGNSLQTYPPQNYPPRDYPPRGYSPQANLQEYSPKGYPTEGYPSQGYPPQGYPPQGYPPQGYPPQGYPPQGYPPQGYPPQGYPPSGFPPQSYPSPSHGQGRRIYHPVQGTQGYYPPPNQAQYQQTQFLHPPSPYQGGAGHQSSYSLTRDPRSASNSPRSSNSPARSQDAATPETFSQKMVANSFVPAAKVNKLHGHSNKSADKKNLRDALNNDVLIPIAYLLPEYIKAMNVITLKVSPEKLEKFGKIDTLEIKQPRPLKKLTVTLSQSNSASTTKPSTPLSKRALLGDRSSPIPSDSPSSSAAGNGTRYKSKGAPGGHSLSLSGTLDKTGEPRKWFRQAREIKSFSGFIIPFTTWKGEWKKEDDEKDTNTDFKNESNNSTPIGTPIPE; translated from the exons ATGAAGGACGAGCTAGAGCTTCCGGCTCTGCCACCGTTAGAGGATCGAAAACGAAAGTCCAAAATCTCCATGGACccttttgtttttgctAGCgagtttgatgaagattccTACGACTCATACAAGAAACAATACACGGAACATGTCAAAGAAACAATAGGGTTGTCCAGGGACCCTTTCGATGTGGAACTCCAAAAGCATGAACTGAAAGACTTAATACACGCCATTACTAATGAAATCAAGCTAAAGGGCACTCGTGCGCCatattttttccttccattCAGACCTCAGTTGAATGATTATAGACTGAAGGTTTTTCTGAACAGAGTGTTTATAGAAGGAAAACctgcttctttgaaggtgATTGAAAAAGTCGTAAAAAAGACGGATGAATTCACGTTGACTTCTGCTCTTAAGTTTTTATGGTCTAGACTCCCCAATGGTTACATTGTAGGATGGAAATCGTACGCCCAGTTTGCAAAACTAGAACAGGAACAAAACTATCCTCAACGCGCTTTTTTGGATATAATACCTCAATGTTTACTATCACCATCCCATGCCTCAATTGTTTatgatttctttgatcttaTTGTAGCTATTGCAGCTGACACTAAGCAAAACAAGATGAGTGCCCGAAAGATATCGAAAATGTGTGGAATATGGGCATTCGGTCCTATTAAAGTCTCCCCCAAGGGTGACACAAGCTATCACAGAGGAATCGCAAATTGGTTGCCAGCTTCGGATGCCATATTTCACTTACTCTTGTCCTTCGTACGTTCAATGCTACCCGAGTCTCCAAATGATGAATACAAGCTACCCAGAACGCTGCAAAATCTGGTTCTTTCCAACTCCTACCCACCAGCAGAAACAGTCCTAACGTCCCGCAGTAATCTAGTCGATGTTCCCCTTATTACTTTGAAGGTTAATAACCCTTCTCGCTCACCTATAGAGATGCTCCACAGGGTTGGAAAAACACTCAAATTTGATGATACAAATCTGTTTTATACGAGAGAAGAATACATACTGCTAAAGTCTTTATTCAAAGATTATCAATCCTTACCTCAAAAGCTATCTAGTGAAGGAAAAAGGGTGATGGACAATTTTTGTATGTTTGATGAAGACCTAATATCTGACGGAGCAGGATCTAACCATATTCGATTTAAACTTTGCTCTGGATGGAGTTCAGAAATGTTGCAACCATACGAAAATTGGGACGAGTCCAAGGGTGATTATTTTACTGCCAATATCTCCAAAACTCTGATAGATGATTACTTTGTTTGGACATGGTTAGCCTCGGTTTCTTCAGAGCAGACTAGAATAAAAAGGaatatctttggaaaaacttATATCCTGGAAACAGAAATTAGCCCAGGGTACAAGAAATGGGTTattgttgaagagattgatatTAGCAGAAATGGATATGACTTGGATATTGAGTTAAAGGAAGAGAAGTTAAAGAAGTTACAAATGAACATTGAGAAACTGGAGAAACGAAAATCGAACTTATTGGAAAAGGAATACcgaaatcaaaagaaaacaaagcccaaaaagttgaataaGATAGAACCTCCTCCGAAAGACACGCCATACGTATACAGAGGCTTTCCTAAGGACTTTCCCCAGAATTTGGCTGAAAAAGAGCTTCCACCTACACCTCCTATCATAAAAGAGTCATTACCGCAAAGCATGGATAAGTCAGGCGATTATATTTCGTTGAATTTGCCTAAGgatgaagaacaaagagTGACTCTGACATCGCCTCACAAAGCACAGCAGAAAGTAGCACCTGCTGTCCGCCAGATCTCTGAAGGAGTAAGTGAAGAATCGAATTCATTGACGATTAGCGATGAACCTGACTCAAGCTCTTCCGTAAACCAAGATTACTTACTTATTGAGAACGATAGAATTGATGATCCCATGGATGACTTACGTGACATCATTGAGCGTATcgatattgaagaaattgagcaTCAGAACTATAGCGAACTGGTATCCAAAGTCTCTCCAACAGTTATAACGACGAGACCTTCAATGAAAGAGGAGAAGAGAGGTagaaaagaggaaattCGTAgaaaagaaccaaaaataATTAATGGACCTAAGGAATTGGGAGGAGATGTCTATCGTGTTCCTGGTGATATTCCAGAATCAGATGATAGTTTTTATTTGCAAAGGAAACCTCCGTCAGATTCACTTCCCCGACATTTAAAGGGAGTTtctcctcctcctctttCAACTGAACATAGTCCTCGTAAAGTCAATTCTACCAGCAGTTCTCCATCACTACCTGTACATGTTTCTACAAATTTCACTCCGAAGGTTGAATCTAAAAATACATTGAAATCTAACATTTTTAACgagattgaaaatttggaagcAGAACTTCAAgatgttttgaatgatgaTGTCAGCTCCAAAGATGTTCGACTAGGATTAACAGCCGGAACTTCAAGCGTTTACAGTTCGGTTATGTCTCATAGAATTGAACGAAACGAATTTCCAGCAAGATCTGAGAATAGTTCAGAACCCCTAGATCATAATCGAATCGACCCTGTAATCACAAAATCACCGGTAGATAACCAGGGCACTCCTCAGACTACTCCACAAGTAAGGGATGGAGCTGAACTATCAGATACAACGCCTCAAAACTCAAGAATACGCCAGCCCCCTACTGTACGCCAACAGACATCAAGTCCACTTTCCCCTCTTGATAGAAGAAATCCTTTGCAGAACTCCTCTCAAGATTTTATCAGTCCCAAAAATAAACCAGAGACATATCATACACCATCACCTCAAGAACACTACCCACATCAAGTATACCCAAATGCTTCTCAAGGACCAGCTCCTAATGGCAATTCATTACAAACGTATCCACCTCAAAATTATCCACCTCGAGATTACCCGCCACGAGGTTACTCTCCTCAAGCTAATCTTCAGGAATACTCGCCCAAAGGCTATCCAACAGAAGGTTATCCATCACAAGGTTATCCACCACAAGGTTATCCACCACAAGGTTATCCACCGCAAGGCTATCCTCCACAAGGCTATCCCCCACAAGGTTATCCGCCACAAGGCTATCCTCCACAAGGCTATCCTCCATCGGGGTTTCCTCCTCAATCATATCCATCACCATCTCACGGACAGGGTCGTCGAATTTACCACCCTGTTCAAGGGACCCAAGGTTACTACCCTCCACCTAATCAAGCACAGTATCAACAAACTCAATTCCTACATCCACCCAGCCCTTATCAAGGTGGTGCCGGCCACCAGTCATCGTATTCGTTGACGAGAGACCCCCGTTCCGCATCCAATTCACCTCGCTCGTCTAATTCGCCTGCCAGATCACAGGATGCAGCAACCCCTGAGACGTTCTCTCAAAAGATGGTAGCAAACAGCTTTGTTCCGGCTGCAAAGGTAAATAAACTACATGGACACTCTAACAAGAGTGCCGATAAAAAGAACTTGCGAGATGCATTAAATAATG ATGTACTCATTCCCATCGCCTACCTACTCCCGGAATATATCAAAGCAATGAACGTAATAACCCTTAAAGTATCTCCCGAAAAGCTGGAgaagtttggaaaaataGATACGCTAGAGATCAAGCAACCTAGACCGTTAAAGAAATTGACTGTCACCCTTAGTCAATCCAACAGTGCATCCACAACAAAACCAAGTACGCCATTATCCAAAAGAGCTTTGCTTGGAGACAGGTCATCTCCGATTCCATCGGATTCACCTTCCTCGTCAGCAGCTGGAAATGGAACTCGATACAAAAGTAAAGGGGCACCGGGAGgtcattctctttccttgTCAGGAACGCTAGATAAAACAGGCGAGCCTAGAAAGTGGTTTCGTCAAGCCAGAGAAATAAAATCTTTCAGTGGTTTCATAATACCTTTTACTACTTGGAAAGGGgaatggaagaaagaagatgatgaaaaagacaCGAACActgatttcaaaaatgaaagCAATAACTCCACTCCCATAGGAACACCAATACCAGAATAA
- a CDS encoding Gamma-glutamyltranspeptidase → MKPYHHAKSRPIGSYLYFGVFTVALTFLTWLKYDAELFAQQVHSKDIYDPQFNITLPIDGPTFTPSKNYSISVQNAAVASDIEQCSKLGVSILQQGGNAADSAVTVALCIGTINSYSSGIGGGGFIVSKLIDNPTALSFDCREMAPSKSFKEMFNYHEEKARVGGLAVAIPGELKGLYELFQHHGSGNVEWKDLILPVAELAEVGWTVDPLFSSALKSIEHHIYEHSYDWAFALNEDGKIKKRGDWINRPMLATTLRRIAESGNVDLFYDPESDIVQSMVNATRKYGGILEASDFAKYRVRIEESLTLHNFTSDGLTVYTSNGASSGLVLLAGLKLMDLFEDFKEFHNDFGAVESQRLVETMKWMASVRSNLGDLNIYSTNETEIDDHRKRYDRYKSDEWAIETHAKINDSHTLPSWKDYAPAFLPNDPHGTSHFSIVDQYGNAVAMTTTVNLGFGSKIHDPISGIILNDEMDDFSVPTSSNAFGLHPSIYNWVEPYKRPLSSCAPTVIVDSLGVPHFVIGAAGGSKITTTVLQAIIRVYHYHLDLLDVIAYPRFHHQLLPEEVLLEFPRDNKLIRHLKERGHDVRVQAPISTMNGILRKRGGSLIAVSDHWRKLGRPWGF, encoded by the coding sequence ATGAAACCGTATCACCATGCAAAAAGCCGCCCAATAGGCAGCTACCTGTATTTTGGGGTGTTTACCGTAGCATTGACATTTCTGACGTGGCTTAAATATGACGCAGAGCTGTTTGCTCAGCAGGTTCACTCGAAAGACATTTATGACCCACAGTTCAACATTACGTTGCCAATTGATGGCCCAACATTTACCCCATCAAAGAACTATTCAATTAGTGTTCAAAATGCAGCAGTGGCGTCCGATATAGAACAATGTTCAAAATTAGGTGTATCTATTCTGCAGCAAGGTGGCAATGCGGCCGATTCAGCAGTCACCGTGGCCCTGTGTATCGGAACAATCAATTCGTATTCGTCCGGTATAGGGGGAGGAGGATTCATTGTCTCTAAGTTAATTGATAATCCTACCGCTCTGAGTTTTGATTGTCGAGAAATGGCTCCTTCtaaaagtttcaaagaaatgttCAACTATCATGAGGAGAAGGCCAGAGTAGGTGGTTTGGCTGTCGCCATTCCAGGAGAGTTAAAGGGACTCTATGAACTGTTTCAGCACCATGGTTCTGGTAATGTTGAGTGgaaagatttgattttgcCCGTTGCTGAGTTGGCTGAGGTGGGATGGACTGTCGATCCGCTGTTTTCTAGTGCATTGAAATCTATTGAGCACCATATTTACGAGCATTCATATGATTGGGCCTTTGCATTGAATGAAGACGgaaaaattaaaaaaaGAGGTGACTGGATTAATCGTCCCATGTTGGCTACTACGTTGAGGAGAATAGCTGAAAGTGGCAACGTTGATCTATTCTATGACCCAGAGAGCGATATAGTACAAAGCATGGTGAATGCTACTAGAAAGTATGGAGGAATCCTTGAAGCCTCAGACTTTGCAAAATATAGAGTTCGAATTGAAGAATCGTTGACATTGCATAACTTTACATCTGACGGCCTTACGGTTTATACGTCCAATGGGGCATCCTCAGGGTTGGTGCTCCTTGCTGGGTTGAAGCTCATGGACTTATTCGAAGATTTCAAGGAATTTCATAATGATTTCGGGGCTGTTGAGTCTCAAAGGCTTGTTGAAACGATGAAGTGGATGGCTTCAGTAAGAAGCAACCTTGGAGATTTGAACATTTACTCCACCAACGAAACTGAAATTGACGATCATAGGAAGAGGTACGACAGATACAAATCAGATGAGTGGGCAATAGAAACTCATGCCAAAATTAATGATTCCCACACActtccttcttggaaagattATGCTCCAGCCTTTCTACCTAATGATCCTCATGGTACATCTCATTTCAGTATCGTTGACCAATACGGTAATGCGGTGGCTATGACAACCACTGTTAACCTTGGATTTGGATCTAAAATACACGATCCTATATCAGGGATTATTCTAAATGATGAAATGGACGATTTTTCAGTTCCAACATCATCTAATGCATTTGGTTTGCATCCATCAATCTATAATTGGGTAGAGCCTTACAAAAGACCTCTCTCTTCATGTGCTCCTACCGTAATTGTTGATTCTCTGGGAGTACCTCATTTTGTCATCGGGGCAGCAGGAGGGTCCAAGATCACTACCACAGTTTTACAAGCAATTATAAGAGTTTACCATTATCACCTGGATCTTTTAGACGTCATTGCATATCCACGctttcatcatcaactaCTTCCGGAAGAAGTTCTTCTGGAGTTTCCACGAGATAATAAACTAATACGCCATCTAAAAGAAAGAGGGCATGATGTTAGAGTCCAAGCACCAATATCCACCATGAATGGTATCCTACGAAAAAGAGGTGGAAGCCTGATAGCAGTTAGTGATCACTGGAGAAAGCTTGGTCGACCTTGGGGCTTTTGA
- a CDS encoding Mitochondrial translation elongation factor Tu has product MLLRRQFTRALNNTFPRVIRPTQLVRTAATFDRSKPHVNIGTIGHVDHGKTTLTAAITKVLSSSGAADFKDYSSIDKAPEERARGITISTAHVEYETANRHYSHVDCPGHADYIKNMITGAAQMDGAIIVVAAADGQMPQTREHLLLARQVGVQNLVVFVNKVDTIDDEETLELVEMEMRDLLTTYGFDGDNTPVIMGSALCALEGKRPEIGEDAIRKLLDAVDEYIPTPERDLEKPFLMPVEDIFSISGRGTVVTGRVERGNLKKGEEVEIVGFNDQPIKATVTGIEMFKKELDQAQAGDNAGILLRGIKRDDLKRGMILSKPGTVNAHTKFLASLYILTKDEGGRHSPFGENYRPQMFVRTADVTVVLRFPEDADHSAQVMPGDNVEMECEIVHATPLEVGQRFNIREGGHTVGTGMITRIIA; this is encoded by the coding sequence ATGTTGCTTCGTCGTCAGTTCACCCGTGCACTTAACAATACTTTTCCAAGGGTCATTCGTCCAACTCAGCTGGTTAGAACTGCTGCTACTTTTGACCGTTCCAAGCCACATGTGAATATCGGTACTATTGGTCACGTCGATCACGGTAAAACTACCTTGACTGCCGCTATTACCAAGGTTCTTTCCAGCTCTGGTGCTGCTGACTTCAAGGATTACTCGTCCATTGACAAGGCACCAGAAGAAAGAGCTAGAGGTATTACTATTTCTACCGCCCACGTTGAATACGAGACCGCCAACCGCCACTACTCTCACGTTGACTGTCCAGGTCACGCTGACTACATCAAGAACATGATTACCGGTGCCGCACAAATGGACGGTGCTATTATTGTCGTTGCCGCCGCTGATGGTCAAATGCCTCAAACTAGAGAGCACTTGTTGCTTGCCAGACAAGTTGGTGTTCAGAACTTGGTTGTCTTTGTCAACAAAGTTGATACTATTGATGACGAAGAGACTTTGGAATTAGTTGAAATGGAAATGAGAGATTTGCTGACTACCTACGGTTTTGATGGTGACAACACTCCTGTAATCATGGGTTCTGCCTTGTGTGCGTTGGAAGGAAAGCGCCCTGAAATTGGTGAAGATGCTATTAGAAAATTGTTGGATGCCGTGGATGAATACATTCCTACTCCTGAGAGAGATCTTGAAAAGCCATTCCTGATGCCTGTTGAGGacattttctccatttcTGGTAGAGGTACCGTTGTTACAGGCCGTGTCGAGAGAGGTAACTTGAAGAAGGGTGAGGAAGTTGAGATTGTAGGTTTCAACGATCAACCAATCAAGGCTACTGTTACCGGTATTgaaatgttcaagaaagaattaGATCAGGCTCAAGCTGGTGACAACGCTGGTATTTTGTTGAGAGGTATCAAGAGAGATGACCTTAAGAGAGGTATGATCTTGTCTAAACCAGGAACTGTTAATGCTCACACTAAATTTTTGGCTTCTCTGTACATTTTAACCAAGGATGAAGGTGGACGTCACTCTCCTTTCGGTGAGAACTACAGACCACAGATGTTTGTCAGAACTGCTGACGTCACCGTTGTTCTTAGATTTCCTGAAGACGCTGACCACTCCGCTCAAGTTATGCCAGGTGACAACGTTGAAATGGAATGTGAAATTGTCCACGCTACTCCATTGGAAGTCGGACAGCGTTTCAACATTAGAGAGGGAGGCCACACCGTTGGAACCGGTATGATCACTAGAATCATCGCCTAA
- a CDS encoding Beta subunit of the translation initiation factor eIF2B: MDFLLPRKLTSSTKPISFMSQTQQQIQEQVDGLVYKLKRRQLAGSYKVAIETAQLLMRLITMARWKNTDQLIELIRDAGRQLIAAQPREFASGNIVRRVLSLIRDESLEMDREKPDIDKNTAMMSSMFSLLSTTDTKNQQQHSTSDAKQRTQDLRSLVIQGIRDLMDEISAVHENIELMSIDLIHDNEVLLTPTPNSQTVLNFLLKARQKRKFTVLVTECFPNHTEDAHKFVKKLADAKIDTVLIPDSTVFAVMSRVGKVIIGARSVFVNGGCVSTSGVAAVTECAKEHRTPVFTVAGLYKLSPTYPFDNDSLIEVGNSGKVIDYSDQDLVGRCEVTNPLMDYIDPENIDIYITNVGGFSPNFIYRIVLDNYKSDDVNL; this comes from the coding sequence ATGGATTTTCTGTTACCAAGAAAACTGACTTCATCTACTAAACCCATCTCCTTTATGTCCCAAACACAGCAACAGATACAAGAGCAAGTGGATGGGCTTGTATATAAGCTCAAACGGAGGCAGCTAGCCGGTTCTTATAAGGTTGCGATAGAGACTGCGCAATTGCTGATGCGCCTAATAACTATGGCCCGTTGGAAGAACACAGACCAACTCATTGAGTTAATTAGAGACGCAGGAAGGCAGCTTATTGCTGCTCAGCCGAGGGAGTTTGCATCTGGTAACATAGTGCGCCGAGTTTTGTCGCTTATTCGTGATGAATCCTTAGAAATGGACAGGGAAAAGCCGGATATAGATAAGAATACGGCGATGATGAGCTCCATGTTCTCTCTGCTTAGCACGACTGATACGAAGAACCAGCAACAACATAGCACAAGTGACGCTAAACAGCGCACTCAAGATCTAAGATCACTCGTAATTCAGGGAATCCGGGACCTCATGGATGAAATTTCTGCTGTTCATGAAAATATAGAATTGATGTCTATTGATTTAATTCATGACAACGAGGTGTTGCTAACACCCACTCCCAACTCACAAACTgtattgaactttttgttgaaggcTCGccagaagagaaaattcACTGTCTTGGTAACAGAGTGTTTTCCTAACCATACAGAAGATGCACACAAATTTGTTAAGAAATTGGCAGATGCCAAAATAGACACAGTATTGATTCCAGATTCAACTGTCTTTGCAGTAATGTCTCGTGTCGGAAAAGTCATCATTGGAGCCCGCTCTGTGTTTGTTAACGGAGGATGTGTAAGCACCTCGGGTGTAGCTGCAGTAACTGAATGCGCCAAAGAACACCGTACTCCTGTGTTCACAGTAGCAGGTTTGTACAAATTATCCCCAACTTACCCCTTTGATAACGATTCTTTGATAGAGGTGGGCAATTCTGGAAAAGTCATAGATTATTCCGATCAAGATCTAGTAGGTCGATGTGAGGTGACTAATCCGCTGATGGATTACATCGACCCTGAAAACATTGATATTTACATCACTAACGTGGGGGGATTTTCGCCAAACTTTATCTATAGAATTGTCTTGGACAACTACAAGTCTGATGATGTTAACTTGTGA
- a CDS encoding 3-phosphoserine aminotransferase gives MAKTLEREEPHYFGAGPALLPTSVLQEAAYDLVNYQGVGIGIGEISHRSKQASEVIDNTKANLVSLLNIPDTHEVFFLQGGGTTGFSSIASNLTASFVKKTGRKGRAAYAITGTWSKKSVEEAQRLGLDVDIVLDSKKVDGKFGSIPPVDKWSIPTDLSNTSYVYYCDNETVNGVEFKEFPFESFPGVEVVADMSSNILSKRLDVSKYGLIMAGAQKNIGLAGITIYIIKKSLLEQADDATLKALEVPLSPIAVHYPTVVKNNSAYNTIPIFAVHVVNLVLRLLVKNGGVDAQQKINEEKASILYGALEKFPQVYELPASTDARSHMNVVFTLNGDLDAEFLAQAAERKLNGLKGHRSVGGMRASIYNAVSLHSVQELTKFIIEFAEAHS, from the coding sequence ATGgcaaaaactttggaaagagaagaacCACATTATTTTGGGGCTGGGCCAGCGCTACTGCCTACTTCAGTATTGCAAGAGGCTGCCTATGACTTGGTCAACTACCAGGGTGTTGGTATAGGTATTGGTGAAATTTCTCATCGTTCTAAGCAAGCTAGTGAAGTCATTGATAACACGAAGGCCAATCTAGTTAGTTTGTTGAACATCCCTGATACACATGAGGTTTTTTTCTTACAAGGGGGAGGAACAACAGGATTTTCTTCTATTGCTTCCAACTTGACTGCCTCCTTTGTTAAGAAAACTGGAAGGAAGGGCCGTGCTGCTTATGCAATCACTGGAACTTGGTCTAAGAAATCTGTTGAAGAAGCCCAGCGTTTGGGTTTGGACGTTGACATTGTTTTGGATAGtaaaaaagttgatggaaaatttgGATCCATACCCCCAGTTGACAAATGGAGCATCCCCACTGATCTATCAAACACTTCTTATGTGTATTATTGTGATAATGAAACTGTGAACGGTGTTGAGTTCAAGGAGTTCCcatttgaaagttttcctGGTGTTGAAGTAGTTGCAGATATGTCATCCAACATCTTATCAAAGAGGCTGGATGTCAGTAAATATGGATTGATAATGGCCGGTGctcaaaaaaatattggATTAGCTGGAATCACGATCTATATTATCAAAAAGTCGTTGCTTGAGCAAGCTGATGATGCCACTTTGAAAGCTCTTGAAGTGCCTCTTTCACCAATTGCGGTTCATTATCCTACAGTAGTCAAGAACAACTCCGCTTACAACACAATTCCCATTTTCGCAGTTCATGTCGTCAATTTGGTCCTCAGGCTATTAGTAAAGAACGGTGGTGTCGATGCCCAACAGAAGATAAACGAGGAGAAGGCTTCCATATTGTATGGTGCGTTGGAGAAGTTCCCACAAGTTTATGAGTTGCCTGCTTCCACCGATGCTCGTTCTCATATGAATGTGGTTTTCACATTGAATGGTGACTTGGATGCTGAATTCTTAGCCCAAGCTGCAGAAAGGAAGCTAAATGGATTGAAGGGTCACCGCTCGGTTGGTGGAATGAGAGCCTCCATTTACAATGCTGTTTCCTTGCACAGTGTCCAAGAGTTAACGAAATTCATCATCGAATTTGCTGAAGCTCATTCTTGA